A stretch of [Clostridium] innocuum DNA encodes these proteins:
- a CDS encoding folate family ECF transporter S component, producing the protein MNFAKEIAGLPGLMKTSAEQLRKVPALTGTAMLTALNVVVGTLFIPITPTLRIGFSSIPAAVCGMYYGPICTGFAGVIADTLKYIIRPDGPYFPGFAVNEFLTGMIYGCFFYKKKITLPRVIIARACITVFINLILTSLWLNMMYQSPLFTMVRLIKNVVMFPVDVALLYAALKGAERVRRT; encoded by the coding sequence ATGAACTTTGCGAAAGAAATCGCCGGGCTTCCCGGTTTGATGAAAACTAGCGCAGAACAGCTGCGCAAGGTTCCCGCACTTACCGGAACCGCCATGCTGACCGCATTGAATGTCGTTGTCGGCACACTGTTCATCCCCATAACACCAACGCTTCGTATTGGATTTTCCAGTATTCCGGCTGCTGTATGCGGCATGTATTACGGGCCGATCTGTACGGGCTTTGCCGGTGTCATTGCAGATACGCTGAAATATATCATTCGACCTGATGGTCCCTACTTCCCGGGGTTTGCTGTCAACGAATTTTTAACCGGAATGATATATGGCTGCTTCTTTTATAAGAAAAAAATCACCCTTCCCAGAGTGATCATTGCCAGAGCCTGCATCACTGTATTTATCAATCTGATTCTGACATCTCTATGGCTGAACATGATGTACCAGAGTCCGCTCTTTACCATGGTGCGGCTGATTAAAAATGTGGTGATGTTTCCTGTGGATGTAGCATTGCTGTATGCAGCGCTCAAGGGCGCAGAAAGAGTACGTAGAACATAG
- the pta gene encoding phosphate acetyltransferase, whose product MINTLIEKIKGKGTRIVFTEGSDPRILEAAIRLHKENIVVPVLLGNRAEIAGSAAANGWDIEGIETLDPIEYKNMDMMVTKVIELRKGKLDEAQAREACLHRNFFGTMYVKLGCADGLLGGATYSTADTVRPALQLIKTRPGNSIVSSCFILMKDGEENLVMGDCSINIDPSADDLVEITLQTAHTVRQFGIEPRVGLLSYSTLGSAKGASVAKVNEAATRLKRMPLDFAVEGEVQFDCAVAPEVAKLKAPDSKVAGNINTFIFPNIDAGNIGYKIASRLGGYEAIGPILQGLNAPINDLSRGCNAEEVFKMAIVTAAQKYMDI is encoded by the coding sequence ATGATCAATACATTAATTGAAAAAATCAAGGGGAAGGGAACACGTATCGTATTTACGGAAGGCTCCGACCCGCGTATTCTGGAAGCAGCAATCCGTCTGCATAAGGAAAATATCGTAGTACCTGTTCTGCTGGGAAACCGTGCGGAAATAGCCGGTTCTGCAGCAGCAAACGGATGGGATATCGAAGGCATTGAAACACTGGATCCAATCGAATACAAGAACATGGATATGATGGTTACAAAGGTGATCGAGCTGCGTAAGGGTAAGCTGGATGAAGCACAGGCAAGAGAAGCATGTCTGCACAGAAACTTCTTTGGTACCATGTATGTAAAGCTTGGTTGTGCGGATGGTCTGCTAGGTGGTGCTACATACTCAACAGCAGATACTGTACGTCCTGCATTACAGCTGATTAAGACAAGACCGGGAAACTCCATCGTTTCCAGCTGCTTTATTCTGATGAAGGATGGCGAAGAAAATCTGGTTATGGGAGACTGCTCCATCAATATCGACCCAAGTGCAGATGATCTGGTTGAAATCACTCTGCAGACTGCTCATACCGTACGTCAGTTCGGCATTGAGCCAAGAGTCGGATTGCTGTCCTACTCCACACTGGGCTCCGCAAAGGGTGCCAGCGTTGCGAAGGTAAATGAAGCGGCTACCCGCTTAAAGCGTATGCCTCTGGATTTCGCAGTCGAAGGTGAAGTACAGTTTGACTGTGCGGTTGCTCCGGAGGTTGCTAAGCTGAAAGCACCGGACTCCAAGGTTGCAGGAAATATCAATACATTCATTTTCCCGAATATTGATGCAGGAAACATCGGCTATAAAATTGCATCCCGTCTGGGCGGATATGAAGCAATCGGACCGATTCTGCAGGGTCTGAATGCACCAATCAACGATTTGTCCCGCGGATGTAATGCGGAAGAGGTCTTTAAAATGGCCATAGTAACTGCTGCACAGAAATACATGGATATCTAA
- a CDS encoding DUF2007 domain-containing protein, producing MLAIWNRKEVMLTNDMERLAKARYALQGAGIVYTLKTKNFSAVHHGGPAIAQNSRHQDVMYYLYVHKKDEDRALYVIQEALRSS from the coding sequence ATGCTTGCTATATGGAATCGAAAAGAAGTTATGCTGACAAATGATATGGAACGGCTTGCGAAAGCGCGTTATGCTCTACAAGGTGCAGGAATCGTCTACACATTGAAAACAAAAAATTTTTCGGCAGTTCATCATGGAGGTCCGGCTATTGCCCAAAATTCAAGACATCAGGATGTCATGTATTATCTCTACGTGCATAAAAAGGATGAGGATAGGGCGCTGTACGTTATTCAGGAAGCGCTGCGCAGCTCCTGA
- a CDS encoding patatin-like phospholipase family protein, with product MHIGLALSGGGMRAAIYHLGVLRYLAQQGLMGRVSHISTVSGASICMGLIYACNANQWPSDTQFLERVLPAVKKCITQKDIQWHALLRLFLQPYYWDKKVNLLAKVMEQRWAVKGCLQDIASCPAWTINTTAYESGKDFRFSSARMGERDSSYVMHPSFALSHAVAASAGFPVLIGPYKLKTDKYIWTDATGTITVRPRDRVLHLWDGGVYDNMGLDPLFTTEQDGCLHRNINYLIVSNASGNIEHKTRKYSFSIENLKRLLDINMDQVESLRSQEVIDFFRRYHNGVYLKIGTTVKEIMQHCALSEEQRDAWIRSSMKEAEVQRVADYKTTLEKVSASDYDAILQHGYEIAKATLSCFGNIA from the coding sequence ATGCATATCGGACTGGCATTGTCCGGCGGTGGTATGCGCGCAGCGATTTATCATCTTGGCGTGCTGAGATATCTTGCCCAACAGGGGCTTATGGGCAGGGTTTCCCATATTTCAACAGTATCCGGTGCCAGTATCTGTATGGGGCTGATCTACGCCTGCAATGCCAATCAATGGCCGAGCGATACACAGTTTCTGGAACGGGTATTACCTGCTGTTAAGAAGTGTATCACACAGAAGGATATTCAGTGGCATGCGTTGCTTCGTCTGTTTTTGCAGCCCTATTACTGGGATAAAAAGGTCAATCTTCTGGCGAAGGTGATGGAACAGCGCTGGGCAGTGAAGGGCTGTCTGCAGGATATTGCAAGCTGTCCGGCATGGACCATCAATACAACAGCTTATGAATCGGGTAAGGACTTTCGCTTTTCCAGTGCAAGAATGGGGGAACGGGATTCCAGCTATGTCATGCATCCGTCCTTTGCATTGTCACATGCTGTTGCGGCAAGTGCCGGATTTCCGGTACTCATCGGTCCCTACAAGCTGAAAACAGACAAGTATATCTGGACGGATGCTACCGGAACGATCACAGTCCGGCCGAGGGATCGTGTACTGCATCTGTGGGATGGCGGTGTCTATGATAATATGGGGCTTGACCCGCTTTTCACCACTGAGCAGGATGGCTGTCTGCACAGGAATATCAACTATCTGATTGTTTCCAATGCATCCGGCAACATCGAGCATAAGACAAGAAAGTATTCCTTTTCCATTGAAAATCTCAAACGCCTGCTGGATATCAATATGGATCAGGTGGAATCCTTACGTTCTCAGGAGGTTATTGACTTCTTCCGCAGATATCACAATGGTGTCTATCTGAAAATCGGTACAACAGTAAAGGAGATCATGCAGCATTGTGCGTTGTCAGAGGAACAAAGGGATGCATGGATCCGCAGCAGTATGAAGGAGGCTGAGGTACAGCGGGTTGCTGATTATAAGACAACACTGGAGAAGGTATCAGCATCTGATTATGATGCTATTTTACAGCACGGCTACGAAATCGCCAAAGCAACACTGTCATGTTTTGGGAATATCGCCTAA
- a CDS encoding collagen-like protein — protein MYRNRYDDNCEYDDYDSYRGFDEPKAGQDCGCRCDRDFDDNRSAEDEQGFAQEYYNCNSDGGSACDCGCDCNRPPRPPRPYPGIGPTGPMGPRGPRGPQGPRGLQGPQGREGLQGLRGPQGNTGPQGVAGVQGPTGSTGPQGMPGERGATGARGATGAQGPQGPQGATGPAGESAPLVQFASVSLQSFTDKQFCAQDAFVFDVGTIQSGFTISEDYQSVIAGHAGTYVVQFGCLLASQPCEGDAVALELNSSMIIEESRIPMLCEGSFVQGSCIVELGEGDSLRMVSDTSQGVNVCSFNNTVNAYLIVYQIN, from the coding sequence ATGTATCGAAACAGATATGACGATAACTGCGAATATGACGACTACGATTCCTACCGTGGATTTGATGAGCCAAAAGCTGGGCAGGACTGTGGCTGCAGATGCGACCGGGATTTTGACGATAACCGCTCTGCAGAGGATGAGCAAGGCTTTGCACAGGAATATTACAACTGCAATAGTGATGGCGGTTCAGCTTGTGACTGCGGCTGTGACTGCAACCGACCGCCGCGTCCGCCACGCCCGTATCCTGGTATCGGACCTACCGGTCCCATGGGTCCAAGAGGTCCAAGGGGTCCGCAGGGACCAAGAGGTCTGCAGGGTCCTCAGGGAAGAGAAGGCCTGCAGGGCTTACGTGGTCCTCAGGGAAATACCGGCCCACAGGGAGTAGCAGGCGTTCAGGGTCCTACCGGATCAACGGGTCCTCAGGGAATGCCGGGTGAGCGTGGCGCAACCGGCGCCAGAGGGGCAACCGGAGCCCAGGGTCCACAGGGACCGCAGGGGGCAACCGGACCAGCCGGAGAATCTGCGCCCCTTGTACAATTTGCTTCCGTCAGTCTTCAGTCCTTTACAGATAAGCAGTTCTGTGCACAGGATGCCTTTGTATTTGATGTAGGCACCATTCAAAGCGGATTTACAATTTCTGAGGACTATCAAAGTGTCATTGCAGGACATGCCGGAACCTATGTGGTGCAGTTCGGCTGTCTGCTCGCTTCACAGCCATGTGAGGGGGATGCTGTTGCTCTGGAGCTGAACAGTTCCATGATCATCGAGGAATCCAGAATACCGATGCTGTGTGAAGGAAGCTTTGTGCAGGGCAGTTGTATTGTCGAGTTAGGTGAGGGAGATAGTCTGCGCATGGTCAGTGATACTTCCCAGGGAGTCAACGTATGCAGCTTTAACAATACAGTCAATGCCTATCTGATTGTTTATCAGATTAACTGA
- a CDS encoding glycosyltransferase — protein sequence MAGISVCMIVKNEEEVLARCLACVTSFADEIIVVDTGSTDKTKEIAAGFTDKLYDFAWCDDFSKARNYSFSKATQDFIMWLDADDVILQEDQEQLVELKQRLQPEVSIIMMKYHTAFDDKGNPTFSYYRERLMNRRMQHRWTGVIHEVIPLTGMVQYEDIAITHQKLHVNDPDRNLRIFEKLLAQGKQLDAREQFYYARELYYHARYYDALQVFEAFLDGKQGWVENNIDACEMMGYCHSALQQKDEELQSYLQSFRYDAPRAELCCDIGKYFFDEKRWKEAVFWYETALHRTRDDKSGAFVRVDCYGYLPAIQLCVCYWQLHDRQASMHYNDIAGRYKPDSIAVQQNRKFFGNAS from the coding sequence ATGGCGGGAATTAGTGTTTGCATGATTGTCAAAAACGAAGAGGAGGTTCTGGCACGCTGTCTTGCCTGTGTAACCTCCTTTGCGGATGAAATTATTGTTGTGGATACCGGAAGTACAGATAAGACAAAGGAAATTGCGGCCGGCTTCACGGATAAACTTTATGATTTTGCATGGTGCGATGATTTTTCCAAGGCGCGTAACTATTCCTTTTCCAAGGCAACACAGGACTTTATCATGTGGCTGGATGCGGATGATGTGATATTGCAGGAGGATCAGGAACAGCTCGTGGAGCTGAAGCAGCGACTGCAGCCGGAGGTTTCCATCATAATGATGAAATATCATACAGCGTTTGACGATAAGGGAAATCCTACCTTTTCCTATTATCGGGAGCGCTTGATGAACCGGCGTATGCAGCATCGCTGGACCGGTGTCATTCATGAGGTGATACCATTAACAGGAATGGTACAGTATGAGGACATTGCGATTACACATCAGAAGCTGCATGTCAATGATCCGGACCGTAACCTTCGCATTTTTGAAAAGCTACTGGCACAGGGGAAGCAGCTGGACGCAAGAGAACAGTTCTATTACGCAAGGGAGCTGTACTATCATGCACGTTACTATGATGCTTTGCAGGTGTTTGAAGCCTTTTTGGACGGAAAGCAGGGATGGGTGGAAAACAACATTGATGCGTGTGAAATGATGGGCTACTGTCACAGTGCGCTGCAGCAAAAGGATGAGGAGCTGCAGTCCTATCTGCAGAGCTTTCGATATGATGCACCAAGGGCGGAGCTTTGCTGTGATATCGGAAAATACTTCTTTGATGAAAAACGCTGGAAGGAAGCGGTGTTCTGGTATGAAACAGCATTGCATCGGACACGTGATGATAAAAGCGGTGCCTTTGTTCGTGTTGACTGCTATGGTTATCTTCCGGCAATTCAGCTCTGTGTCTGTTACTGGCAGCTGCATGACCGACAGGCGTCCATGCATTACAACGATATCGCAGGCAGATACAAGCCGGACAGCATCGCAGTACAACAAAATCGAAAATTTTTCGGGAATGCATCCTAG
- a CDS encoding MarR family transcriptional regulator, translating to MADMHIGYLIKQVFLMNQARLNTIFAEFDLTASQTFTLIYLFKAHERGEQVHQKDIEDAMDISNPSVTGILNRLEHKGLIHRVASTKDARVKNIVVSEQALELDKILREKFKENEEELVTALNDEEIACMQSCLLKMLGQKS from the coding sequence ATGGCGGATATGCATATCGGATATCTCATAAAACAGGTGTTTCTAATGAATCAGGCCAGATTGAATACCATATTTGCGGAATTTGATTTGACGGCTTCCCAGACCTTCACGCTGATTTACCTGTTTAAGGCTCATGAACGCGGAGAGCAGGTACATCAAAAGGACATTGAGGATGCAATGGATATATCCAATCCATCCGTAACCGGTATTCTGAATCGTCTGGAGCATAAGGGACTGATCCATCGTGTCGCAAGCACAAAGGATGCGAGGGTGAAAAATATCGTGGTCAGTGAACAGGCGCTGGAGCTGGACAAGATTCTCAGAGAGAAATTCAAGGAGAATGAAGAGGAGCTGGTGACGGCACTGAATGATGAGGAAATCGCATGTATGCAGAGCTGCCTGCTGAAAATGCTTGGGCAGAAGAGCTGA
- a CDS encoding ABC transporter ATP-binding protein: MIKRILQEVKEYRKASFLAPIFMVGEVVLEISLPFLMSFIIDKGVSQGDMTEVTKYGVIMIVAAFGSLFCGAMSGKYAAYASAGFAKNLRRAMFYNIQDFSFHNIDKFSTAGLVTRLMTDVTNIQNAYQMVLRMCVRAPLTLVCAMAMTFVINAELSMVFLYAIAFLGIVLIFIMKFAHPIFLQVFNRYDDLNASVQENITNMRVVKAYVKEDYEISKFNKASYNIYRMFKKAENILIFNSPAMQLSMYACILAISWLGARMIVGGSMTTGELMSMMTYTTNILMSLMMLSMIFVMLSMSFASVQRIDEVLDEKSDIVSPEKAVTELKDGSIDFHHVSFAYSVDQEADSLEDIDLHIRSGETIGILGGTGSGKSSLVQLIPRLYDVTKGSLNVGGVDVKEFDLDVLRNQVSMVLQNNVLFSGTIKDNLRWGNPNASDEEMLQACRLAQADEFIQRFPDGYDTHIEQGGSNVSGGQKQRLCIARALLKKPKILILDDSTSAVDTRTDYLIRKAFREDIPDITKLIISQRISSIEDADRIVVLDDGKINGIGTHAELLKTNEIYQEVYRTQVKGGDENAD; the protein is encoded by the coding sequence ATGATTAAACGGATTTTACAGGAAGTAAAAGAATACAGGAAAGCCTCCTTTCTCGCTCCGATCTTCATGGTGGGAGAAGTTGTACTGGAAATTTCACTGCCGTTTCTGATGTCCTTTATCATTGATAAGGGTGTGAGTCAGGGCGATATGACGGAAGTGACAAAATATGGTGTCATTATGATTGTGGCAGCCTTCGGCTCCTTGTTCTGCGGGGCGATGTCGGGGAAATATGCAGCTTATGCATCGGCAGGCTTTGCCAAGAATCTGCGCAGAGCAATGTTCTACAATATTCAGGATTTCTCGTTTCATAATATCGATAAATTTTCTACAGCCGGTCTGGTGACTCGCCTGATGACGGATGTGACGAATATACAGAATGCCTATCAGATGGTGCTGCGGATGTGTGTGCGTGCTCCATTGACGCTGGTTTGTGCTATGGCAATGACGTTTGTGATCAATGCCGAGCTGTCCATGGTATTTCTGTATGCGATCGCCTTTTTGGGAATCGTTCTGATTTTTATTATGAAATTTGCCCATCCGATTTTTCTGCAGGTATTCAACAGGTATGATGATTTAAATGCAAGTGTACAGGAAAATATTACGAATATGCGTGTCGTAAAGGCATATGTAAAGGAAGATTATGAGATTTCAAAATTTAATAAGGCATCCTATAATATTTACCGTATGTTCAAAAAGGCGGAGAATATTCTGATTTTTAATTCTCCGGCAATGCAGCTGTCCATGTATGCCTGTATCCTGGCGATTTCCTGGCTGGGGGCAAGAATGATTGTCGGTGGTTCTATGACAACCGGTGAGCTGATGAGTATGATGACCTATACGACGAATATCCTGATGTCACTGATGATGCTGTCTATGATCTTTGTCATGCTGTCCATGAGCTTTGCCTCCGTTCAGCGAATTGATGAGGTACTGGATGAAAAGAGTGATATCGTTTCACCGGAAAAGGCTGTTACCGAGTTGAAGGACGGTTCCATTGATTTTCACCATGTCAGCTTTGCATACAGTGTGGATCAGGAGGCTGATTCACTGGAGGATATTGATTTGCATATCCGCTCAGGAGAAACGATTGGAATACTTGGAGGTACGGGAAGCGGGAAGTCCTCTCTTGTGCAGCTGATTCCCCGACTGTATGATGTGACAAAGGGAAGTCTGAATGTTGGCGGTGTGGATGTAAAGGAATTTGATTTGGATGTACTGCGGAATCAGGTATCCATGGTATTACAGAATAACGTGCTGTTCAGCGGTACGATCAAGGATAATCTGCGCTGGGGAAATCCCAATGCGAGTGATGAGGAAATGCTGCAGGCATGCAGGCTTGCCCAGGCGGATGAATTTATCCAGCGGTTTCCGGATGGCTATGATACGCATATAGAACAGGGTGGAAGCAATGTATCCGGCGGTCAGAAGCAGCGTCTTTGTATTGCCAGAGCCTTACTGAAAAAACCGAAGATTCTGATTCTGGATGATTCCACAAGCGCGGTGGATACGCGGACGGATTATCTGATACGAAAGGCGTTTCGCGAGGATATTCCGGATATCACGAAGCTGATCATATCCCAGCGTATCTCCTCTATTGAGGATGCGGACAGAATTGTGGTTCTGGATGATGGAAAAATCAACGGTATTGGAACTCATGCGGAGCTGTTAAAAACAAATGAAATCTATCAGGAGGTTTATCGTACGCAGGTGAAAGGAGGCGATGAGAATGCAGATTAA
- a CDS encoding ABC transporter ATP-binding protein has product MQIKKNKVKADRDSLQVLTRLCAYVIRNYRVSCFFVLIFIIISSLATVASSLFLKSLIDDYIAPILASNGPADFGPLFQALCAMAAIYVCGIASTYLYARILINVAQGTMKRIRDDLFAHMEKLPIRYFDTHHHGDIMSVYTNDTDTLRQVISQSIPQLLSSAITVVSVFLSMCVLSLYLTVIVVVMVIVMKTAMSKIAGQSAVYFKRQQSDLGVVNGYIEEMMSGQKVIKVFTHEQETKDGFDQVNEQLFDSAYQANKFANILMPVMGNLGNISYVLTALLGGLIAINGIGGLTLGALASFLQLNRSFTMPITQISQQLNSVIMASAGASRIFALMDEDLEPDDGLVTLAHVQEVDGELIESEVPTGKWAWRHPRGDGAVQYVPLVGNIIFDDVDFGYHENKQILYNIKLYADRGQKVAFVGATGAGKTTITNLINRFYDIQKGTITYDGIDIKLIKKDDLRRSLGIVLQDTHLFTGTIRDNIRYGKADATDAEVIAAAKLANAHGFIRHLEHGYDTVISGDGASLSQGQRQLLSIARAALANSPVLILDEATSSIDSRTEKIVQDGMDKLMEGRTVFVIAHRLSTIRNSDVIMVMDQGKIIERGNHEKLMKERGTYYQLYTGGLELD; this is encoded by the coding sequence ATGCAGATTAAGAAAAACAAGGTAAAAGCGGACAGGGATTCTCTACAGGTGCTGACGCGGCTGTGCGCTTATGTTATTCGCAATTACAGGGTTTCCTGTTTCTTTGTGTTGATTTTCATTATCATCAGTTCTCTGGCAACAGTGGCAAGCTCCCTGTTTCTGAAAAGTCTGATTGATGATTATATCGCACCGATTCTGGCATCCAACGGACCGGCGGATTTCGGACCTCTGTTTCAGGCGCTGTGTGCCATGGCTGCCATTTATGTATGCGGTATTGCTTCCACGTATCTGTATGCCAGAATTTTGATCAATGTGGCACAGGGGACGATGAAACGGATTCGTGATGATTTATTTGCACATATGGAAAAGCTGCCCATCCGCTATTTCGATACGCATCATCATGGCGATATCATGTCGGTATATACGAATGATACGGATACACTGCGGCAGGTAATTTCACAAAGTATTCCACAGCTGCTGTCGAGCGCGATTACTGTCGTGAGTGTCTTTCTTTCCATGTGTGTGCTGAGTCTTTATCTGACGGTCATTGTCGTGGTTATGGTAATCGTCATGAAGACGGCAATGTCTAAAATCGCAGGACAGAGTGCTGTTTATTTCAAGCGGCAGCAGAGTGATCTCGGTGTTGTGAACGGCTATATTGAAGAGATGATGAGCGGGCAGAAGGTCATTAAGGTGTTTACGCATGAACAGGAAACAAAGGATGGCTTTGATCAGGTGAATGAGCAGCTGTTTGACAGTGCTTATCAGGCGAATAAGTTTGCAAATATCCTGATGCCAGTTATGGGAAATCTGGGGAATATATCCTATGTATTGACGGCATTGCTCGGTGGACTAATCGCTATCAACGGCATCGGTGGTCTGACATTAGGTGCTCTGGCATCCTTCCTGCAGTTGAATCGATCCTTTACTATGCCGATTACGCAGATATCCCAGCAGTTAAATTCCGTTATTATGGCATCCGCAGGTGCTTCCCGCATCTTTGCATTGATGGATGAAGACCTAGAGCCGGATGATGGCCTGGTGACGCTTGCACATGTGCAGGAGGTTGACGGTGAGCTGATTGAGAGTGAGGTGCCGACAGGAAAATGGGCATGGCGGCATCCGCGAGGAGATGGTGCTGTGCAGTATGTTCCTCTGGTTGGAAATATCATTTTTGATGATGTGGATTTTGGCTATCATGAGAATAAGCAGATTCTGTATAACATCAAGCTGTATGCTGATCGTGGTCAGAAGGTGGCATTTGTCGGTGCTACAGGTGCAGGAAAAACCACAATTACCAATTTGATCAACCGATTCTATGATATACAAAAGGGGACGATCACGTATGATGGCATTGATATCAAGCTGATCAAGAAGGATGATCTGAGAAGGTCTTTGGGCATCGTTTTGCAGGATACGCATCTGTTTACCGGAACAATACGAGATAATATTCGATATGGTAAGGCGGATGCTACGGATGCGGAAGTGATTGCGGCGGCAAAGCTTGCAAATGCACATGGCTTTATACGACATCTGGAGCATGGCTATGATACGGTGATCAGCGGAGATGGGGCTTCTCTTTCTCAGGGGCAGCGGCAGCTGTTGTCAATTGCCAGAGCGGCACTTGCGAATTCACCGGTTCTTATTCTGGATGAGGCGACAAGCTCGATTGATTCCCGTACCGAGAAAATTGTGCAGGATGGTATGGATAAGCTGATGGAGGGAAGAACGGTGTTTGTCATTGCGCATCGGCTTTCCACAATCAGAAATTCCGATGTGATTATGGTGATGGATCAGGGGAAGATCATTGAGCGTGGAAATCATGAGAAGCTGATGAAGGAGAGGGGAACATATTATCAGTTATATACCGGGGGACTGGAGCTGGATTAG
- a CDS encoding (deoxy)nucleoside triphosphate pyrophosphohydrolase has protein sequence MKKIEVVAAIIKKDDFYLIAQRLKGEFSGLWEFPGGKLEEGETPVQALKREIKEEMDIEIYNVQYFETIQYEYPTFHLNMACYFCEIRKEPSYLYDHAAIRWFHINEETIKSIHWVPADALVIEKLMKTYVRNSIH, from the coding sequence ATGAAAAAAATAGAAGTCGTAGCCGCAATCATAAAGAAGGATGACTTTTATCTGATTGCTCAGCGATTGAAAGGTGAATTTTCTGGACTCTGGGAGTTTCCTGGAGGCAAGCTTGAAGAAGGAGAAACACCGGTTCAAGCTTTAAAAAGAGAAATAAAAGAGGAGATGGATATAGAAATTTATAATGTGCAGTATTTTGAAACAATTCAATATGAATATCCTACATTCCATTTGAATATGGCATGTTATTTCTGTGAAATAAGAAAGGAACCCTCTTATTTATATGATCACGCAGCTATTAGGTGGTTCCATATAAATGAGGAAACTATAAAAAGCATCCACTGGGTTCCAGCTGATGCTTTAGTTATAGAAAAGCTAATGAAAACATATGTTAGAAATAGTATTCATTAA
- a CDS encoding HNH endonuclease produces MKYFIVNQNRTQKEEISGGYLWAPKDKKGRKQRHWDTMLKIEKGDIIFSNKGGYLSYYGIARGACYDFENPFPTEDWDSDGRKVDVDYYEINPAIKYSEHIQQLLYLQASKGAFNKGLHINEGYLFTLSKGQFDYLFNLVNNTPFKIDVVQKIANEDFLDFKETAEDEKQFQDIHLGKTKGYSKEQLAEIAEQRKHKKPFENTTIHKRVTTDPHFKATCLENHNYQCEISNDHETFSNTTGLHQYMECHHLIPMKAQKDFPNLWLDDMFNLICLCPLCHAQIHYGDRSSKEAVFWSIYHKRKRDFAKAGFNKQKMLEIFNEYYF; encoded by the coding sequence ATGAAATATTTTATTGTTAATCAAAATCGTACACAAAAAGAAGAAATATCTGGAGGTTATCTTTGGGCACCTAAAGATAAAAAAGGGCGTAAACAACGGCATTGGGACACTATGTTGAAAATAGAGAAGGGAGACATTATTTTCAGTAATAAAGGTGGATATCTATCATACTATGGCATAGCAAGAGGAGCATGTTATGATTTTGAAAATCCATTTCCTACTGAGGACTGGGATTCAGATGGGCGTAAGGTAGATGTTGATTATTATGAAATTAATCCTGCTATTAAATATTCTGAACATATTCAACAGTTACTATATTTACAAGCGAGTAAAGGTGCTTTCAACAAAGGTCTTCACATAAACGAAGGTTACTTATTTACATTAAGCAAGGGACAATTTGATTATTTATTTAATTTAGTAAATAACACCCCTTTTAAGATTGACGTTGTACAAAAGATAGCGAATGAGGATTTTCTTGATTTTAAAGAAACAGCTGAGGATGAGAAACAATTCCAAGACATCCACCTTGGAAAAACGAAAGGGTATAGTAAGGAGCAGCTAGCTGAGATCGCTGAACAGCGTAAACACAAAAAGCCATTTGAAAATACCACAATACATAAGAGAGTAACAACAGACCCACATTTCAAAGCAACATGCTTAGAAAATCATAATTATCAATGTGAAATAAGCAATGATCATGAAACCTTTTCAAATACCACTGGCCTTCATCAGTATATGGAATGTCACCATTTAATACCTATGAAAGCACAGAAGGATTTTCCCAATCTTTGGTTGGATGATATGTTCAATCTTATATGTCTTTGTCCTTTATGTCACGCTCAAATACATTATGGTGATCGATCATCTAAAGAAGCGGTATTTTGGAGTATCTATCACAAACGAAAAAGGGATTTCGCAAAGGCTGGCTTCAATAAACAAAAAATGCTAGAAATATTTAATGAATACTATTTCTAA
- a CDS encoding helix-turn-helix transcriptional regulator — MKENYFEEYNRIASKIKVLRTAKHLTQEQLSELSGLSISYISKIEAPNCNKSFSLDALFILAEVLDVNVKEFFD; from the coding sequence TTATTTTGAGGAATATAATCGGATTGCATCAAAAATAAAAGTATTGCGTACTGCTAAGCATTTAACACAAGAGCAGTTGAGTGAACTGTCAGGTTTAAGTATAAGCTATATCAGCAAGATTGAAGCGCCTAATTGTAATAAAAGCTTCTCTCTTGATGCATTATTCATACTTGCCGAGGTATTAGATGTGAATGTAAAGGAGTTTTTTGACTGA